A region from the Caldicellulosiruptor naganoensis genome encodes:
- a CDS encoding AEC family transporter has translation MKQEVFILLKNILYLFAVISIGFIGTKTRLFSSTVKDSVSELIIKVTAPILLFTTISSRPYSTSVVKSVLALIISAFVGIILLLVAGYITAKLFKLQGKTFYTHIFCSAFGNTGFLSFPLLYSIFGEKGVFYAASYNIMHDFLAWSLGLSIITKHSSEKTKFGFINANSIAIFSAFVVYLLKGVLPTEVLSYYNKFFLTIYDALNPFGKTTIYLSMFFIGCLLAEVSFKDTIKTYPAYGIVAFKMLIFPMLFMFMTKYMHLDNFTRLIIVLQTGMPTAIISSVLSYRYKADSSYATRTIFITTLFSLLTIPILVFIYYHI, from the coding sequence ATGAAACAAGAGGTATTTATCCTTCTAAAAAACATCCTTTACCTATTTGCGGTTATATCTATTGGCTTTATTGGTACAAAAACAAGGCTGTTTTCGTCAACAGTGAAAGATTCTGTTAGTGAGCTGATAATAAAGGTAACTGCGCCAATTTTATTGTTTACCACAATAAGCAGCAGACCTTATTCAACATCTGTTGTTAAAAGCGTCCTTGCTTTGATAATCTCAGCTTTTGTTGGTATAATACTACTGCTTGTTGCAGGGTACATAACAGCAAAACTTTTCAAACTACAAGGGAAAACATTTTACACACATATATTTTGTTCAGCTTTTGGAAATACAGGCTTTTTGTCATTTCCTTTGTTGTATTCTATCTTTGGTGAAAAAGGAGTATTTTATGCCGCAAGTTATAACATAATGCACGATTTTTTGGCTTGGTCATTGGGACTTTCGATAATAACAAAGCACAGCAGTGAGAAAACTAAATTTGGTTTTATAAACGCAAATTCAATTGCCATTTTCTCAGCATTTGTGGTGTATTTATTAAAAGGAGTTTTGCCAACTGAGGTTTTGAGTTATTATAACAAATTTTTTCTTACTATTTACGATGCACTAAATCCTTTTGGAAAGACAACCATTTATTTGTCCATGTTTTTTATAGGCTGCCTTTTAGCAGAGGTTTCATTTAAGGATACAATTAAAACCTATCCTGCTTATGGAATTGTTGCGTTTAAAATGCTGATTTTTCCGATGCTATTTATGTTTATGACAAAATATATGCACTTAGATAACTTTACAAGGCTAATTATTGTGCTGCAAACGGGGATGCCAACAGCAATTATAAGTTCAGTGCTTTCATACAGGTATAAAGCTGATAGTTCATATGCGACGCGTACAATATTTATTACAACACTTTTTTCTCTGTTGACAATTCCTATACTCGTGTTTATATATTATCACATTTAA
- the guaA gene encoding glutamine-hydrolyzing GMP synthase, whose protein sequence is MQHEIVIVLDFGGQYNQLIARRVRECGVYCEIWPYDTPLDKIIEKNPKGIIFTGGPSSVYEENAPVVDKKIFEIGIPILGICYGNQLIAHLLGGKVSTALFREYGKTHIKYNTNSPLFTGLPENSICWMSHTDFVEKLPEGFEVLASTENCGIAAFGSKEKKIYGVQFHPEVVHTEYGQEIIKNFLFNVCGCKGDWKTSSFIEEKVNEIRKIVGAQKVVCALSGGVDSSVAAVLVHKAIGKNLFCIFVDHGLLRKGEAEEVINTFKGQFDMNVIKVDAKDRFLKALSGVKDPERKRKIIGEEFIRVFEEEASKLGDIKFLVQGTIYPDVVESGVGKAATIKSHHNVGGLPEHMKFERIIEPLRELFKDEVRRVGIELGIPEKIVNRQPFPGPGLAIRIIGEVTEEKLEILREVDWIFRKEIEACGLDKDIWQYFAVLTDMRSVGVMGDERTYDYTVALRAVTSIDGMTADWAKIPYDVLERVSNEIVNTVRKVNRVVYDITSKPPATIEWE, encoded by the coding sequence TTGCAACATGAAATTGTTATTGTACTGGATTTTGGTGGACAGTATAATCAACTAATTGCAAGAAGAGTTCGCGAATGTGGTGTTTATTGTGAAATTTGGCCATATGACACACCCTTAGATAAGATAATTGAAAAAAATCCAAAAGGCATAATCTTTACTGGCGGACCGTCAAGCGTGTATGAAGAGAATGCACCTGTTGTGGATAAAAAGATATTTGAAATTGGTATTCCAATTCTTGGGATATGCTACGGAAATCAGCTTATTGCTCATCTTTTAGGTGGCAAGGTTTCAACTGCACTCTTTAGAGAGTATGGTAAAACCCATATAAAATACAATACAAATTCTCCTTTGTTCACAGGCTTGCCAGAAAATTCAATTTGTTGGATGAGTCATACTGACTTTGTAGAGAAACTTCCAGAAGGATTTGAAGTTTTGGCTTCTACTGAAAATTGTGGTATTGCTGCATTTGGCAGCAAAGAAAAGAAGATTTATGGTGTTCAGTTCCATCCTGAGGTTGTTCATACTGAATATGGACAAGAGATAATAAAAAACTTCTTGTTCAATGTCTGTGGATGCAAAGGTGACTGGAAGACATCTTCGTTCATAGAAGAAAAAGTAAATGAGATAAGGAAAATTGTGGGTGCTCAAAAGGTTGTATGTGCACTTTCTGGCGGTGTTGATTCCTCTGTTGCAGCAGTGCTTGTTCACAAAGCAATAGGCAAAAATCTTTTCTGTATTTTTGTTGACCATGGACTTTTGAGAAAAGGAGAGGCGGAGGAAGTTATAAACACATTCAAAGGACAGTTTGATATGAATGTGATCAAGGTGGATGCAAAAGATAGATTCTTGAAAGCACTCTCTGGTGTCAAAGATCCTGAAAGAAAGAGGAAGATAATAGGTGAGGAGTTTATACGCGTTTTTGAGGAAGAAGCTTCAAAACTTGGAGATATAAAATTTTTAGTTCAAGGGACAATCTATCCTGATGTTGTTGAAAGTGGGGTCGGAAAGGCTGCAACGATTAAAAGTCATCACAATGTAGGTGGATTGCCAGAACATATGAAGTTTGAGAGGATAATTGAACCGCTGCGTGAGCTTTTCAAAGATGAGGTAAGAAGGGTGGGAATAGAATTAGGAATTCCAGAAAAAATTGTGAATAGACAGCCATTTCCTGGACCCGGTCTTGCAATAAGGATAATTGGTGAGGTTACAGAAGAAAAGCTTGAGATACTTCGAGAGGTTGATTGGATTTTCAGAAAAGAGATTGAGGCGTGTGGACTTGACAAAGACATCTGGCAATACTTTGCAGTACTCACTGACATGAGAAGTGTGGGTGTCATGGGTGATGAAAGAACATATGACTACACTGTTGCGCTCAGAGCTGTTACAAGCATTGATGGGATGACAGCCGACTGGGCAAAGATTCCTTACGATGTGTTAGAAAGGGTTTCGAATGAGATTGTAAACACCGTAAGAAAAGTAAATAGGGTTGTCTATGACATCACTTCTAAACCTCCTGCTACAATTGAGTGGGAGTGA
- a CDS encoding F0F1 ATP synthase subunit A: MSEGVMKVLFTIPIGKGIPVRVAVVEMWGVMAFLIILAFYLTSNMKLVPTKKQVVAEFIVDSINKITKSFLGHYWHIFAPYLGTLFLFLLGLNLLGLIGLQPPTSNLNVTASFGVMSILVLIISTIILKNPIRWFLDHFKPLPIVFPFKFLDYFTRTLSLSARLFGNILAGVTVMELIYHGLIKAHIPPVGIPAALSLYFDIFDGVLQAVIFTFLSMIYLYEALEE, encoded by the coding sequence ATGAGCGAAGGTGTAATGAAAGTTTTATTCACAATACCAATTGGCAAGGGAATTCCTGTGAGGGTAGCGGTTGTTGAAATGTGGGGCGTGATGGCATTTTTGATTATATTAGCGTTTTATCTCACATCCAACATGAAATTGGTCCCTACAAAAAAACAAGTCGTTGCTGAGTTTATAGTCGACTCAATAAACAAGATTACTAAAAGTTTTTTAGGTCATTATTGGCATATATTTGCTCCTTATTTAGGTACTCTCTTTTTGTTCTTACTGGGACTCAATCTATTGGGTCTTATAGGTCTTCAGCCTCCTACAAGTAATTTAAATGTAACTGCAAGCTTTGGTGTTATGTCAATTTTAGTTTTAATAATTTCAACTATCATACTTAAAAATCCGATTAGATGGTTTTTAGATCACTTTAAACCTCTTCCCATAGTTTTCCCGTTTAAATTCTTGGACTATTTCACAAGAACTCTGTCTCTCTCTGCGCGACTGTTTGGCAACATCCTTGCTGGTGTTACCGTCATGGAGCTAATTTATCATGGGCTTATAAAAGCTCATATACCTCCAGTTGGTATACCAGCAGCGTTAAGTTTATATTTTGATATTTTTGATGGTGTTTTGCAAGCAGTAATCTTTACGTTTTTGTCTATGATTTATCTATATGAAGCCCTTGAAGAATAA
- the atpE gene encoding ATP synthase F0 subunit C, protein MTALAAGIAMLAGLGVGIGIGIATAKAAESVGRQPEAYGRILLLFFIGAALAEAVAIYSFVIAILLVLKA, encoded by the coding sequence TTGACAGCATTAGCAGCAGGTATAGCAATGCTTGCAGGTTTAGGTGTAGGTATAGGCATCGGTATTGCAACTGCTAAAGCAGCAGAATCTGTAGGAAGACAGCCAGAAGCGTATGGTAGGATTTTACTATTATTTTTCATTGGTGCTGCGCTTGCAGAAGCTGTTGCAATTTATAGCTTTGTTATAGCTATTTTGTTGGTTTTGAAAGCTTAA
- the atpF gene encoding F0F1 ATP synthase subunit B, with amino-acid sequence MFDLAIFENMFFWAVINFLILYLVFRKFFFKKVTAFMEKRSNIIQEQLDFAAKSKEEAMKLKEEYENILSQAHAKANEIVQNAMAEAQKQADKIIEDARLEANKIIENALKQLEIEKKKQINELKNQFVSIALLAASKVIEKNLNTEENRKMVENIFDEAGVA; translated from the coding sequence ATGTTCGACCTTGCAATTTTTGAAAACATGTTTTTCTGGGCAGTTATAAACTTTTTAATACTTTACTTGGTTTTTAGAAAATTCTTTTTCAAAAAAGTAACTGCCTTTATGGAAAAACGTTCGAACATAATTCAAGAACAGCTTGACTTTGCTGCAAAGTCAAAAGAAGAGGCTATGAAATTGAAAGAAGAATATGAAAACATCTTATCTCAGGCACATGCAAAAGCAAACGAGATAGTCCAAAACGCCATGGCTGAAGCCCAAAAACAGGCTGACAAGATTATTGAAGATGCCAGACTTGAGGCAAACAAGATTATTGAAAATGCTCTTAAACAACTTGAGATTGAGAAGAAGAAACAAATAAATGAACTCAAAAACCAGTTTGTCTCAATTGCTCTTCTTGCTGCATCTAAGGTTATTGAAAAGAATTTAAACACCGAAGAAAATAGGAAAATGGTTGAGAATATATTCGATGAGGCAGGGGTTGCTTGA
- the atpH gene encoding ATP synthase F1 subunit delta, whose product MLPAKRYAEGLIKLAQEEGKLENFYEDLFRIYDLFKTNREFVDILFDHKMKVSEKKEKIKQFLDLKLDKYIVNLVYLLIDKRREILLPYIPFYYKEMYDKIMGNVDVEVIVSEEVDEGILSKISNWLLKRYGVKNPRFKVKVDKSIIGGVKLLFNNIEVDATIKGALDSIKKELIHNAM is encoded by the coding sequence ATGTTGCCAGCAAAAAGATATGCAGAAGGACTTATTAAACTCGCACAAGAAGAAGGGAAACTTGAGAATTTTTATGAGGATCTTTTTAGAATATATGATTTGTTTAAGACAAATAGAGAATTCGTGGATATCTTATTTGATCATAAGATGAAAGTTTCAGAAAAAAAAGAGAAAATAAAGCAATTTTTAGATCTAAAACTTGACAAATATATTGTCAATCTCGTTTATTTACTAATTGACAAGCGGAGGGAGATTTTGCTTCCATATATACCTTTTTATTATAAAGAAATGTACGACAAAATAATGGGAAATGTAGATGTTGAAGTAATTGTATCGGAAGAAGTTGATGAAGGTATTCTTAGTAAGATATCAAATTGGCTTTTGAAAAGATATGGTGTGAAAAATCCACGCTTTAAAGTTAAGGTTGATAAAAGTATCATTGGGGGAGTAAAACTTTTGTTTAACAACATTGAGGTTGACGCTACAATTAAAGGTGCATTAGATTCTATAAAAAAGGAACTCATCCACAATGCTATGTAG
- the atpA gene encoding F0F1 ATP synthase subunit alpha — translation MVDVTIRPDEIASIIKEQIKNYEKKIETSDVGVVIMSGDGIARIHGLDNCMAGELLEFPNNVYGMALNLEEDNVGCVILGNEREIKEGTIVKRTGRVVEVPVGEELLGRVVNALGQPIDGLGPINAKKYRPVERIAPGVIEREPVKTPLQTGIMAIDAMIPIGRGQRELIIGDRQTGKTAIAIDTIINQKDQGVYCIYVAIGQKASTVAQIVHTLKEYGAMDYTIVVCATASDSAPLQFLAPYAGCAMGEEFMESGKDALIIYDDLSKHAVAYRAMSLLLRRPPGREAYPGDVFYLHSRLLERAAKLNAQRGGGSLTALPIIETQAGDVSAYIPTNVISITDGQIYLESELFYAGIRPAINPGISVSRVGGNAQIKAMKKVAGRLRLDLAQYRELEAFAQFGSELDKSTRERLAQGQRIVETLKQSQYRPLPVWHQVVILYSAVNGYLMDIEVSKVREFNEKLVQYISANYPQIFDSIKETKDLTPENEELLKKVIVEFKERFKSSK, via the coding sequence ATGGTTGATGTTACAATAAGACCAGATGAGATTGCTTCAATTATAAAAGAGCAAATAAAGAATTATGAAAAGAAGATAGAAACAAGTGACGTTGGCGTTGTGATAATGTCAGGAGATGGTATTGCAAGAATACATGGTCTTGACAATTGTATGGCCGGTGAGCTTTTAGAGTTTCCTAACAACGTTTATGGCATGGCACTGAACTTAGAAGAAGACAATGTTGGATGTGTTATTTTAGGAAATGAGAGGGAAATTAAAGAAGGTACAATTGTCAAAAGAACGGGCAGAGTAGTAGAGGTACCTGTGGGAGAAGAGCTTTTGGGTAGAGTTGTAAATGCTTTGGGGCAGCCTATTGACGGTTTGGGTCCCATCAATGCCAAAAAGTACAGACCGGTTGAGAGGATAGCACCAGGTGTTATTGAAAGAGAGCCTGTTAAAACTCCACTTCAGACAGGTATTATGGCAATTGATGCTATGATTCCAATTGGAAGAGGTCAGAGAGAACTTATTATTGGAGATAGACAAACAGGGAAGACTGCTATTGCAATTGATACAATCATTAATCAAAAAGACCAAGGAGTATACTGTATTTATGTGGCAATTGGTCAAAAAGCATCAACTGTTGCGCAGATAGTGCACACACTAAAAGAATATGGTGCAATGGATTATACAATTGTTGTGTGCGCAACTGCGAGTGACTCAGCACCACTTCAGTTCTTAGCGCCATATGCAGGGTGTGCAATGGGAGAAGAGTTTATGGAGTCTGGGAAAGATGCACTAATAATCTATGATGACTTGTCAAAACATGCAGTTGCATACAGGGCAATGTCGCTTCTTTTGAGACGTCCACCTGGTCGTGAAGCATATCCTGGGGATGTTTTTTACCTTCATTCGAGACTTTTGGAAAGAGCAGCAAAATTGAATGCACAACGAGGCGGGGGCTCACTTACAGCTTTGCCAATTATTGAGACACAAGCTGGTGATGTTTCAGCATATATTCCTACAAACGTAATTTCTATCACTGATGGTCAGATATATCTTGAAAGTGAGCTGTTCTATGCTGGTATAAGACCTGCGATAAATCCAGGCATATCAGTCTCAAGAGTAGGTGGTAATGCTCAGATAAAGGCTATGAAGAAGGTTGCTGGAAGACTTAGACTCGACTTGGCTCAGTACAGAGAGCTTGAAGCTTTTGCTCAGTTTGGTTCAGAGCTTGACAAATCAACTCGTGAAAGACTTGCTCAAGGTCAGCGAATTGTGGAAACTCTAAAACAGTCTCAGTACAGGCCACTGCCTGTTTGGCATCAAGTTGTCATACTTTACAGTGCAGTAAATGGATATTTAATGGATATAGAAGTAAGTAAAGTTAGAGAATTCAATGAAAAATTGGTTCAATACATCTCTGCAAACTATCCGCAAATATTTGATTCTATAAAAGAGACAAAGGACTTGACGCCTGAAAATGAAGAACTTTTAAAGAAGGTAATTGTTGAATTCAAAGAGAGATTTAAAAGTAGCAAGTAG
- the atpG gene encoding ATP synthase F1 subunit gamma yields MANKTRWIKSRIRSVNETKKITRAMYLISASKMKRARDRLDSTRPYFEKINEFMKDLIVHGMRTNHILFEGSYKEGKKRTCVIVISGDKGLCGGYNANVLKSMLNLYEKISKDSEVLFFPIGIVGKNFLSRHGYKVEDNFNYQTQSVSVKVAKGIAQNVVKKYYRGDIHELYIIYTKLISAIKQDVIVKKLLPLDPNEFVSGEVKTDEVIKYEPSPTDVLDVVIYEYLKGIIFGAMMDSYVSELAARMTAMDNATKSADEMIQKLILKLNRERQAMITQEISEIISGAAALK; encoded by the coding sequence ATGGCAAACAAAACAAGGTGGATAAAATCGAGGATTAGAAGTGTCAATGAGACAAAGAAGATTACAAGAGCTATGTATTTGATTTCTGCATCAAAGATGAAAAGGGCACGAGATAGGCTTGACTCAACAAGACCTTATTTTGAAAAGATAAATGAATTTATGAAAGATCTTATTGTGCATGGTATGCGAACAAATCACATTCTCTTTGAGGGCTCGTACAAAGAAGGAAAAAAAAGGACTTGTGTGATTGTCATCAGTGGTGACAAAGGGCTGTGCGGCGGTTACAATGCAAACGTTTTGAAAAGCATGTTGAATTTGTACGAAAAGATTTCAAAAGACTCGGAAGTGTTGTTTTTTCCAATAGGCATTGTGGGCAAAAACTTTTTATCACGCCATGGCTACAAAGTAGAAGACAATTTTAATTATCAGACTCAGTCTGTGTCTGTAAAAGTTGCAAAGGGAATTGCACAAAATGTTGTAAAAAAGTACTATAGAGGAGATATTCATGAGCTTTATATCATATATACCAAGCTAATTTCCGCAATTAAGCAAGATGTAATTGTCAAGAAACTTCTTCCTCTTGATCCAAACGAATTTGTCTCTGGTGAGGTTAAAACGGATGAGGTAATAAAATACGAACCAAGTCCAACAGATGTACTCGATGTTGTTATATATGAATATCTAAAAGGTATAATCTTTGGGGCGATGATGGACTCATATGTAAGCGAACTTGCTGCAAGGATGACTGCAATGGACAATGCAACAAAGAGTGCTGATGAGATGATACAGAAGTTAATTTTGAAGCTCAATCGTGAACGTCAGGCAATGATTACTCAGGAAATATCAGAAATAATAAGTGGCGCAGCTGCTTTGAAATGA
- the atpD gene encoding F0F1 ATP synthase subunit beta: MEQNVGYVVQIIGPVVDIRFESGNLPAINNAIEIHFDGKTLVAEVAQHLGNDTVRCVALGSTDGLRRGVKAIDTGGPIKVPVGRGTLGRIFNVLGQPIDNKGEVQATDYWPIHRSAPSFEEQVPAVEILETGIKVIDLLAPYAKGGKIGLFGGAGVGKTVLIMELIRNIATEHGGFSIFTGVGERTREGNELWLEMNESGVIEKTVLVFGQMNEPPGARMRVALTGLTMAEYFRDVEGQDVLLFIDNIFRFIQAGSEVSALLGRIPSAVGYQPTLANEVGSLQERITSTKRGSITSVQAIYVPADDLTDPAPATTFAHLDATTVLSRQIAELGIYPAVDPLDSTSRILDPRIVGEEHYYVARTVQQILQRYKELQDIIAILGMDELSEEDKLIVYRARKIQRFLSQPFFVAEAFTGRPGRYVKLKDTIRGFKEIIEGKMDHIPEQYFYMVGTIDEVYENYEKDMKGK; encoded by the coding sequence ATGGAACAAAATGTTGGTTATGTTGTTCAAATAATTGGTCCTGTTGTAGACATTAGATTTGAGAGTGGAAATCTTCCAGCTATTAACAATGCCATAGAAATTCATTTTGATGGCAAAACACTTGTTGCAGAAGTAGCCCAGCACCTTGGCAATGACACAGTGCGCTGTGTTGCACTGGGTTCAACAGACGGGCTCAGAAGAGGTGTAAAAGCAATTGACACAGGCGGACCCATTAAAGTTCCTGTTGGAAGAGGAACATTGGGAAGAATATTCAATGTTTTAGGCCAGCCGATTGACAACAAGGGTGAGGTCCAGGCAACAGACTACTGGCCAATTCACAGAAGTGCACCTTCGTTTGAAGAACAGGTGCCTGCAGTAGAGATTCTTGAGACAGGGATTAAGGTTATAGACCTTTTAGCACCATATGCAAAGGGTGGAAAGATTGGACTTTTTGGTGGCGCGGGTGTTGGCAAGACTGTCCTCATCATGGAGCTTATCAGAAATATTGCAACAGAACATGGTGGATTTTCAATATTCACTGGGGTTGGTGAACGAACAAGAGAGGGAAATGAACTTTGGCTTGAGATGAACGAATCAGGTGTTATAGAAAAGACAGTTTTGGTCTTTGGCCAGATGAATGAGCCACCAGGGGCAAGAATGCGAGTTGCCCTCACTGGTCTTACCATGGCTGAGTATTTCCGTGATGTAGAAGGACAGGATGTGCTTTTGTTCATTGACAACATTTTTAGGTTTATTCAAGCAGGTTCTGAGGTGTCAGCACTCTTGGGAAGAATTCCGTCAGCTGTTGGTTATCAGCCAACACTTGCAAATGAGGTAGGTAGCCTTCAAGAGAGAATAACCTCTACAAAAAGAGGGTCAATAACCTCTGTTCAAGCAATTTATGTTCCGGCTGATGACCTCACTGACCCGGCACCTGCTACTACGTTTGCTCACCTTGATGCAACAACTGTTTTGTCAAGACAGATTGCTGAGCTTGGCATATATCCTGCTGTTGACCCGCTTGACTCTACCTCGCGAATACTTGACCCACGAATTGTGGGCGAAGAACACTATTATGTTGCAAGAACAGTCCAGCAGATTTTGCAAAGGTATAAAGAACTTCAGGATATCATTGCAATATTGGGTATGGATGAACTTTCTGAAGAGGATAAATTGATTGTCTACAGAGCAAGAAAAATCCAGAGATTTCTTTCTCAGCCATTCTTTGTTGCTGAAGCTTTCACAGGAAGACCTGGAAGGTACGTCAAGTTGAAAGATACAATAAGAGGGTTTAAAGAGATAATTGAAGGTAAAATGGACCATATTCCTGAGCAGTATTTCTACATGGTGGGGACAATTGACGAGGTTTATGAAAACTACGAAAAGGATATGAAGGGTAAATAA
- the atpC gene encoding ATP synthase F1 subunit epsilon, whose product MAEFELEVLQPERVFFKDRVEMIVVRAIDGEVGVMAGHEPIVTPIGIGKLRIKKDGKWLEAAIAGGILEVNQNKVVILTDAVEWPEEIDRQRALAAKERAERKLQQKLPPDEFERYQAALYRALNRLRMVEEKRGNTQ is encoded by the coding sequence ATGGCTGAGTTTGAATTAGAAGTTTTGCAACCTGAAAGGGTCTTTTTTAAAGACAGGGTAGAAATGATAGTTGTTCGGGCAATAGATGGAGAAGTAGGTGTGATGGCTGGGCATGAGCCAATTGTCACGCCAATTGGAATTGGAAAACTTAGGATAAAAAAGGACGGAAAATGGCTTGAGGCAGCGATTGCAGGAGGTATTCTTGAAGTTAACCAGAATAAGGTCGTGATCTTGACTGACGCTGTTGAGTGGCCAGAGGAAATAGATAGGCAAAGAGCTTTAGCAGCAAAGGAAAGAGCTGAAAGAAAGCTTCAACAAAAACTACCTCCTGACGAATTTGAAAGGTATCAGGCAGCTTTGTATAGAGCTTTGAACAGGCTTAGAATGGTTGAGGAAAAAAGAGGAAATACCCAATAA
- a CDS encoding DUF5685 family protein — protein sequence MFGYVVPYKPELRIREYEYYKAVYCGICLQTKKIGNIPRVFLNYDFVFLYLILKEHFNIQEEFGTTRCIVHPKKKRVFVKSNPVLEYVSNQMIMLSFLKLYDDYIDEKHFVSLCLYKMLSLYIKKITRHYSDSFNKVKELFRNQLLLEKTECQNIDVVAHNFGQILAEIFAYNDDQKLKEIGFYTGVWIYFVDAIDDYIDDVKKKRYNCLKYYLQRCREDKTLFEKEVDILKVSLDNYLARLNELVKGYNNQLLDNIVQLGMYSKTQEVINKLKANFFKELKLS from the coding sequence TTGTTTGGATACGTTGTGCCATACAAACCTGAACTTAGAATACGAGAGTATGAATATTACAAGGCAGTCTATTGTGGGATATGCCTGCAGACAAAGAAGATTGGTAATATCCCGCGAGTATTTTTAAATTATGATTTTGTGTTTTTGTATCTGATTTTGAAAGAGCATTTTAATATTCAAGAGGAATTTGGCACCACAAGATGTATAGTTCATCCTAAAAAGAAAAGAGTGTTTGTAAAATCAAACCCAGTATTAGAATATGTGAGTAACCAAATGATAATGTTAAGCTTTCTCAAACTATATGATGATTATATTGATGAAAAACACTTCGTGAGTTTATGTTTATATAAGATGCTAAGCCTGTATATCAAAAAAATAACAAGACACTATTCTGACTCGTTTAATAAAGTTAAAGAACTTTTTAGAAATCAACTTTTATTAGAAAAGACAGAGTGCCAAAATATTGACGTGGTAGCACACAATTTTGGTCAAATTCTGGCTGAGATTTTTGCATACAATGATGACCAGAAGCTAAAAGAAATAGGCTTTTATACTGGAGTGTGGATTTACTTTGTGGATGCCATCGACGACTATATTGATGATGTGAAAAAAAAGAGATATAATTGTTTGAAATATTATCTTCAAAGGTGCAGAGAAGACAAGACTTTGTTTGAAAAAGAAGTAGATATCTTGAAAGTAAGTTTGGATAACTATCTTGCCAGATTAAATGAACTCGTAAAAGGGTATAATAATCAATTGTTAGACAATATAGTTCAGCTTGGGATGTACTCAAAAACACAAGAAGTAATAAACAAATTAAAAGCAAACTTTTTTAAGGAGTTGAAATTGTCATGA
- a CDS encoding J domain-containing protein: MRDPYEVLGVRKGASKEEIKKAYLELVKKYHPDKFRDNPLRELAEEKLKEINEAYNILMNDKYTEYEYSTYDETSIYKQVRDLIIQGNLTAAENLLNQNPRNEAEWFYLMGIIYQKRGWINQAYRYFIEAYSRDPGNFEYRRAKEQFETTSRNYEWSAYNRGYRRHDDCNICTICQIIACWECCCDNDVGC, from the coding sequence ATGAGAGACCCATACGAGGTTTTAGGTGTGAGAAAAGGTGCATCAAAAGAAGAAATAAAGAAAGCTTATCTTGAGCTTGTTAAAAAGTATCATCCGGATAAATTTAGAGATAATCCACTCCGTGAGCTTGCAGAAGAGAAATTAAAGGAGATCAATGAAGCATATAATATTCTTATGAATGACAAGTATACAGAATATGAATATTCTACATATGATGAGACTTCCATTTATAAGCAGGTAAGAGATTTAATTATACAAGGCAATTTAACTGCCGCAGAAAACCTGCTTAATCAAAACCCCCGGAATGAAGCAGAATGGTTTTATTTGATGGGGATAATATATCAAAAAAGAGGATGGATAAACCAAGCTTATAGATACTTTATTGAAGCATATAGCCGTGACCCAGGCAATTTTGAATACAGACGTGCAAAAGAACAGTTTGAAACAACCTCAAGAAACTATGAATGGTCTGCATATAATAGGGGTTACAGACGACACGATGACTGTAATATATGTACAATATGCCAGATAATTGCATGCTGGGAATGTTGTTGTGACAATGACGTTGGTTGCTGA